One Epinephelus fuscoguttatus linkage group LG16, E.fuscoguttatus.final_Chr_v1 genomic window, ATCTCAGATTTAGTGTtgttagcatttattttgactgaGATATGCAACAGTTCGTGTTTTTATAGGTAGctagcaaaatgtatttgttaataatttgtgcatatttgtaccgaacaaaattcttttgataactttagatcaggtccagCTGACGACTGTCTGTGCCAAGTTTCACGCCGATCggacaaaatcccaaggaggattttaaaaaagcaggttttccagttttcatgattttgtgaaaaaaaattataggcggaaatgggcgtgACCCAGCCCAGGTGATTCAGCACTATTCAGGGAATCTGGGGATATGAGGCTGTTGAATGTTTGACATACAGTGTGGGAGTTATAGCCCAAAACGCGTTGACCttggttatagcgccccctgctgACGGACCTATATCATTTTTTGTCTGAGGTATGTGCAGGGGTCCGGACCAACCCTCCAAATGGCACCACCCTCCCTTCCACGGTTTAGCCTGCAGCATCACTTTTaccaacagaaaaataaaaatagagaaaaactgtaataataataataaaaacccgaacaaaaacaatagggttcccaGCACCGCTGGTCCTGGGAACCGCGTATGCTTGCATTCACGGTTCCCAGGCCCCACGTGCTTGGCCCCCTAAAAATATGtgatttgttgtatttttggaATTAATGCACACGACATCTATACCTTAAAATACCTGCTGGGAAATTTAAAGAAATCAAAATAAACTGCTGAATATTTGACTTGCTTTCAGCCCGAGCTGCTTCAAACAGGCTCATACAACATTTCAACTCAGATGATTTAGACAATTTTAATATTCTTCAGTTTACAACAAAGAATCAGCCTGATATTCTTCTATATTGTTACAATTTAAATGTTTAGACCTGGTGTGAGAATGGGGAGATCTGCACACTGAGTATTGCAGCCTACTAATCTCATTTAGTGCAAGATATTGCAACATGTTAGACAAATCATGTCAAAATGTACGTCAGTGTGTGAAAGTCGAAGTTGGTCGATTGCAAGGTTTTCGTGCCTTTTCTATCATGTCAGAAAGCTCCATGGTTTTAAAGTTACATGTGTTTCTGCCATTATTGTAGGagttacatatatatatacattaagACTAGTTTCTGGTTGTTAATTGTAGCAGCATTTTCTATGTATGGTATTAGTTTATCAGCGCTTTGTACTGGTAATCTTGGATACAGGCCAGAAGACTAGCTTACATCAATATCTGAAAGAATTCACAGTGTATTCCTCTATAAATAACTGTTAATGTCACTCTGCTGTGCTTCACCCCAGTCATGACACATGCGGTGTCTGAGGTTTGTTTTTCAATCTGGTCTGAGTGTTGTCTTTATCAGCTCTATTCTCTATTGAAGAGTCCTAGATTATTAAAAACTGACAGTTGAACTGACCTTGATGGACCTGTTTTTGTAAATTCTAATGAAGGAAGGGGCCTCCATACCAGTTTCTGGTACTTCACCTTGGGCATTAATGCATGAAACCAACCTGCAGAGCAGAGAGCCTCCGAACAGCCACTTGATTAAGGCCCAGGGTGGGCGTGAAGGTAAACAACCTGTTTTTGTGTTCTGCTTCTGAAAACTGTGCATCCGTAGGGATCACtattctctcctctttttccaATGAATGGCCACCAACCAATatctctcaaaataaaaatatggcCTTGTGTGATCCTGGTGTATCTAATTTAAGTTTTTACAATTTGGTAGATTTAAACCTGGAAcctattttcaattttttgtgactaatgggaacacgTTTTTGTAtgctggtccagtattgaggtGCTGCAACTAGCAGTGGCTAAACTGGCTGTAATGTAACCACTCGGAGCATGTTTGCACCGTCAGTTTATGTCAattaaaagtggttgtttttgccactgacaggctcagactgttataCGTTCATGACAACatcatggaaaggatccctacagtgatagactttctttaaaaaaaaaagaagagaaaaatccttttttattcaaccagaaacagccctgaattcaccatcaccaaacccaccagactctatttaaaCAGAACGTgaatagagccagcatatttttacatctaactCTGTGAaataagggttttttttcaaccaaacTAGAGTTGGTGAGTGTCAGAATAGCTGAAATACAAACAAGACTTTCCATTTAAACAAACAGCGACTTAATCATTGTAAAACCcaggaacaaaacaaaatttctAGCCATCTTGATTCATCttcccactgttccaacaatcaccagctcatgtttggttgaaataaacccttaactcacctcatcagatgtgacagtatgctggctctatatatgctaacattactgtttatttgaattgagtctgtttgtttggtgagaGGAATTTCAGGACTGTTTCTAGTGAAACCAAAAGGCTTATTCCTAACAAAAAGGTTGCTCTCTGTATAGTCATATCCAAATGTTGACAGACACTTATAGGAACAAGCtaaacctgtcagtgacaacaaacacactgtggaTGACATTTACTGACGGTATGTGATTGCCCTGAGGGCCGTAACATCCTGTTTAGTGGGTTGTGGAGCCCTCTCACTTAAGACTGGGCCAATTTTAAAAGCTGTCATTCCCATTTGGGATGGAAACACATGgtaaaatagggtccaggttgaagttaccctttaataaATCCCAACAGTATTACTGTTTTTCCTATCATTTCCTTCTAGCTTCATGTTAAGGTACAGAAGATCCTCCATCCTCGATACACCACCATCAAAATGTGAGGATATGCAaggatttctttttcttttctgatgGTGCAAGTATGATTTGAGTCTCGTATGATTGAGGGAGGAGACTGAAATACTGGCTTATTGCCCAAGttgttgtttctctgtttttcctGTCATAAAGAGATGCACTGTGGATCAGCTGTTTCTGTTATGCAACAGTTCAGTagatctttttatttattaaaaccaCACGGAAATGACTTGCTACTGAGGTGGTGACTCTTACCTCATTTTTATCAGAGCCTGCAGAGGCAGGCACGAGTACAGGCATGCACCATGCTGCAGTACTCAAGGTCAGATGTTGTCTATTTTAGAGCATTCCTgcttttcatatattttaatacTCAGGCACTCAGTTGTTGTAATTTTTTCTTTGCCTTTGCTGAGGACTGAACACAAAGTCATACCACTACTTCTGCTCCCCTGctcctctctgtgtttgctttgaacaaacaataaaccagtatgttttttaaaaagtgaaatgtgtattttcttcCAACATGAAAATGCCATTTATGCTTTACATTACAATCAGAGAGGTAGTCCACTATACACTTGGTTGAATTTTAATTCCAGTTTGAGTTACCAGCCAAATGTCCGTCTTGGCTGTATTTAAAAATTTGCACTTTGATTTAAGGTGAATGTAGTAAAGCTGTAGTTCATCTCGCCTCACGTTCTTATCATTGGTGTACCAAAGGCAGCTGCTCACCACGGACCATGAGTCATGATCTTACACACCTTGAGCTTCTGCAGCATAGCGGTAACAACGAGACTACGCTGTCTGCACTGTGCTTCCAAACAGGTTTGCACTTGTTGGAACGCTGCTGTCAGACCCGTATTTACACAGTCTGCTGCTGGCAGCTCGCAGATGAGTAGCAGTGCAAAGAAGCAGCTCCAAGCAGGCCAGAAGTCTTTAGTTGTTGTTTAGATTAACCTCCTTATTCCCATAGTTTGAGCCTCGTTCAATCTCAGTCTGGCCAATCATCCAGCGAACTCCAAGTGAAACTGTGAAGGAAAGATTCAGAAAGGGTATGTTTAGAATATTATTTGAGAGAGTCACAAAGACAGGGTGGACGTGATTATTTCAACAGTAAATTCCCCCTCAAGTATGAAGTATTTTCAGGATCAGAATTTAGGGACTGGTTGGTTTTTCACTTTGAGACTGGAAGCTtaaaggttaaaataaaaaaaaaatagacgcTTGTTAATAAATGTATAAGATTGGGTTGGTCtctttaaataaaaagtataattttaCTCTCGACCACAAACACGTGGTGCTTATTTATTGTGGAAACTAACATGTTCCTCATGAATCCCCATGCTGTTAGAGAACTCACTTCTCCATTTAACATCCCAGTGAAACTACTCAGATAGATAAATGTTTAACTTCGCTGAGTGAGCACATACATGCCTGAATGCTGTTAGGGACATGCTCCCAAGACTGATAAATCATACTTTCCAAAAAAGGGGGACTTACATTGGAGTTGTCAAATCTGCTGCTTAATGGAACGTTATAGACAAAAAGGAGCTTGTTAAATTAAGGATCTTTACACCCATTTCAGGAGGAGTTTGAATACATGAATACATGAAACCAACCTGCAGTGCAGAGAGCCACAGAAGCTAAGATGGTCATCATCGATCCAGAGCTGATCAGCTGGGCCACTAGCAGGCCGAGAGGGTAGACGAGCAAGCAGGCCCAGATAAGCCAGTTGATCAAGGCCCAGGGGCGGCTTGAAGGTTTCACTGTGGGGCCGGGGAAACGCCCTGTCTGTGTGTAGTGCTCCTGAAAGCTATCCTGTTGAATCATTAATGCAAACACAGCTCAGTACCAAAGTCCTTAACTTAACATTCAGAGTTTGCGCTTTGAAAGCCACGTTGCCGGCACAGCGTCTAGAAAGTGACAGGTGCCAAAATGCACCCTGTGTAATGTTTAAGTGGGGATAAGTTTTCAACATCATTCGGATTAGGTGAGTAAATTATAGGCTAAAATATCTACTGTTAACACAGCCTTACCTTTTCCTGAAAGAGTTTGTGGAGCCAAGCAGCACACTCTGCCTCGTCCTCTGGGATCAACTCTAGAGGGATTCTCCTGCAAGGAGGGGAAGTCAGATCTCTCAGATAAACAACGATTATGCCAGCAAACAGGACGTGCAATGCAGCAAAACATTTCCTTGTACCTCACATATAAATCTGCATGATATTTCTTCCCATTTAGAACTCCGAGCAAGGTTGGCACGTCGTTGTTTCTGAAGTTCAGCGTAGAGTCAtaaacagctgcagctgcacaggGACAAAACACAGCGACGGTTAACTGTGTATTTGCTTTGCAAATCCCTTCAACCTTTCCCTCTCAGATGTCCACATACAGTGTACGATTTTTGCTGGTGGCCATATTTAAAGgatcagtgtgtaggatttagggggatatatgtagagatataatataatataatataacaatatattgtctttagtgtgtaatcacctgggaaaaataagaattgttgtgtttccacTACCTCCACaacgctagatgccactaaatccccctaaatcttaccaACAGTTCCTTTACACACTTCATCAACGATTGAACACTCACCAGTCCCTCTGAGGTTTTGGACAGTTACCCAGAATCCTTTGGTCCTCGGCAAAAGATGATACTTCAGTTTGGGTAAACCTTTGCTCTCAGCCACTTGCATGCTGATCTCATGTTTCTTTGGTGTGAAGCGCGTTCCTTCACAGAAAAGCAAGAACTAGCCCAGGGAAAGGAGTTCATTAATGACATTATTCCGAAAATCTGTGCAACATCAAGATAATAACCACAGGCTGAAACGTACCCAGAAACTTTTGGGGTAATCCTTTAGGTTCTGAAGACTCTGAGCCACCGTCCTTCGGTCCTCCTCCCACTTCCTCTTGCAGAAAACTATCTCCAGGAAGTACCACATCCAGCCAATAACAGGTACATAACTCAGCTCTTTCTTGGCTAACACTTTTgagctctggaaaaaaaagaattaaaacatGTCATGAAACTGGAGGGTATagcaatgaaattaaaaaaaaaccctcaaggTCAAAAAAAGGGGCAAACATGGAGATTTTTGGGATACTTTCTCTTACCCCAAGAACTCCGAATTTGTCACAGAAGCTCCAGCCACACAGGAAGTCAATCTCATATGTGTGATTGAGAAGCACTATTGCGTTCTCTTTTCCATACAGTTGAAAACTCTTTGGGTCTGTGTAGAGCGTGCATTCTGTCCCAGACCACCAATCCAGGGCAACTACCAGCTCTGAGGATCATTAGTACACAAGGATGTAGAGAGGTCAATGTCATGTGAACATCTGTGAAGTGATGTAAAGGACTGATATTCAAATCTTAGTAATCAGTTACCACTGTTAAGACAGATTTCTTCCTCCCACAGCAAAACCACCACAGCACCAACAGACAGCAGACTTCAGAATCATCTGTGTGGCTGAGAGTAAGAACGGTACTTACGGCTGCTGATGCAGTAGCCCAGTTTGATATTGATCCTACGGAACAGCTGCTTATTGACCAGCCACAGAGGTAACGTACAGATCTGCAACAGGTTGACAATGATGCCGCTGACCAGGAACACATAGCAGATGATCAGGTGGGACAAGAACTGGGACTTCAGCAGCTGCACGAGACCCATTGTCCTGTAAAAGTTGcacaatttaaaatattaaaaccacttcCTTGTGTTTCACACCTCACTAGAGAGGACACATTTCGTCATACAGCTCTGTCAGACTGAGATATCAGCTCATGTTGCCCCCGGGCTGTGACAGCAACTGTTCACACAGCACTCAGCCCACTCTAACATAAAGGTTTCCTTTGACTGGATTTCTCGTTTCATCGGCTGAATGGAGCCTTTGAGCTGGACCGTGCATAAACGGCCAATCACAGTGCAAAATTCTGCTCCTGACACTCAGTGACCTTTGCAGGGATATGGGGCACTGTATCATCAACTATTCACAGCCCAACCCTCAACTGTTGTTTTGTCAGAGCATTTCATAAAAGTCAAGGTGATATCAGTTTCTATGCATGCTATGTGTTATTGGATCAATGTGCTCTAAAAGGTCAGGCCAATCATACTGTACTTTATCAGCTATATGAGAGGGTCACAtttcccttttttcccccatacacacacagcaccaaTAACACTATAAATATTTAACATCAGTCTGTTTCTGATGGCAAAACACAGGCCTTCAAGTCTGCAAAATAAATGCCCATAACAACTaataacatacatacataaatacatgaaGCTAGTGAGGTGGAGTTACACATGAACTGCTCACAATGCAAACACATGGGACAAAGATTATTTCAACACACCTGCATGTTAAAGGTCAAGTCATTACTCACCTGTAACAATCATAAAAAAGGAGACATTCGCCCTTAATTCTCCCGAAACACGTGACACTTACCTTGATCATAGAGCTGTCCTGCCTCACAGAACA contains:
- the agpat4 gene encoding 1-acyl-sn-glycerol-3-phosphate acyltransferase delta, with protein sequence MGLVQLLKSQFLSHLIICYVFLVSGIIVNLLQICTLPLWLVNKQLFRRINIKLGYCISSQLVVALDWWSGTECTLYTDPKSFQLYGKENAIVLLNHTYEIDFLCGWSFCDKFGVLGSSKVLAKKELSYVPVIGWMWYFLEIVFCKRKWEEDRRTVAQSLQNLKDYPKSFWFLLFCEGTRFTPKKHEISMQVAESKGLPKLKYHLLPRTKGFWVTVQNLRGTAAAVYDSTLNFRNNDVPTLLGVLNGKKYHADLYVRRIPLELIPEDEAECAAWLHKLFQEKDSFQEHYTQTGRFPGPTVKPSSRPWALINWLIWACLLVYPLGLLVAQLISSGSMMTILASVALCTAVSLGVRWMIGQTEIERGSNYGNKEVNLNNN